From the genome of Labrus bergylta chromosome 12, fLabBer1.1, whole genome shotgun sequence, one region includes:
- the idh3g gene encoding isocitrate dehydrogenase [NAD] subunit gamma, mitochondrial isoform X1: MATPGAVLSMSKIMNPFWGGRLGNTVKVFGTTLTSHRSKTMLNGGNIPPPAKYGGRHTVTLIPGDGIGPELLNHVREVFRFSCVPVDFEVVHVNSALETEGDINNAITAIRRNGVALKGNIETKHTMAPSVKSRNNLLRTSLDLYANVMHCQSLPGVQTRHKNIDIMIIRENTEGEYSSLEHESVSGVVESLKIITRNNSLRIAEYAFRLAKEKGRRKVTAVHKANIMKLGDGLFLECCREVASGYPDITFESMIVDNTTMQLVSKPQQFDVMVMPNLYGNIVSNVCAGLVGGPGLVPGANFGRDYAVFETATRNTGKSIADRNIANPTAMLLASCMMLDHLKLYDHATSIRNAVLITMNETRLHTADIGGQGTTSEVVQSIMRYIQSKGQLTSDL; encoded by the exons ATGGCGACCCCCGGTGCTGTGCTCTCCATGTCCAAAATCATGAATCCCTTTTGGGGTGGACGCCTTGGGAATACTGTCAAA GTGTTTGGAACAACGCTGACAAGTCACAGGAGTAAGACCATGCTGAAT GGAGGAAATATT CCTCCTCCAGCAAAGTATGGAGGGAGACACACTGTGACCCTCATACCTGGAGATGGAATCGGCCCAGAGCTGCTCAATCATGTCAGAGAGGTTTTCAG ATTTAGCTGTGTTCCCGTGGACTTTGAGGTGGTGCATGTGAACTCTGCTCTGGAGACTGAGGGTGATATCAATAATGCCATTACTGCCATCCGTCGCAATGGAGTGGCCCTCAAAG GTAACATTGAAACCAAACATACCATGGCACCATCTGTTAAATCCAGAAATAATCTCCTTCG CACGAGCTTAGACCTGTACGCCAATGTGATGCACTGTCAGTCCCTCCCTGGAGTCCAGACTCGTCACAAGAACATTGACATCATGATCATCAGGGAGAACACAGAGGGAGAGTACAGCAGCCTGGAGcacgag AGTGTATCAGGGGTAGTGGAGAGTCTCAAGATCATCACCAGGAACAATTCCCTCAGGATTGCTGAGTACGCTTTCCGCCTGGCCAAGGAGAAAGGTCGCCGTAAGGTCACTGCTGTACACAAGGCCAACATCAT GAAGCTGGGTGATGGCTTGTTCCTGGAGTGTTGCAGAGAGGTGGCCTCTGGGTACCCAGACATCACATTTGAAAGCATGATTGTGGACAACACCACCATGCAG CTGGTGTCCAAGCCCCAGCAGtttgatgtgatggtgatgccCAATCTCTACGGGAACATAGTGAGCAACGTGTGCGCAGGCCTGGTGGGAGGGCCTGGCCTTGTGCCAGGGGCTAATTTTGGCCGTGACTATGCTGTCTTTGAAACG GCCACGAGGAACACAGGGAAGAGTATTGCAGACAGGAACATTGCCAACCCCACTGCCATGCTGCTCGCCAGCTGCATGATGCTGGACCACCTTAA GCTCTATGATCACGCAACTTCAATCAGAAACGCTGTCCTTATTACCATGAATGAAACTCGG TTGCACACAGCTGATATCGGTGGTCAGGGCACCACATCAGAGGTGGTCCAGTCCATCATGAGGTACATCCAGAGTAAAGGGCAGCTTACGTCTGACCTGTAA
- the idh3g gene encoding isocitrate dehydrogenase [NAD] subunit gamma, mitochondrial isoform X2, with protein MATPGAVLSMSKIMNPFWGGRLGNTVKVFGTTLTSHRSKTMLNPPPAKYGGRHTVTLIPGDGIGPELLNHVREVFRFSCVPVDFEVVHVNSALETEGDINNAITAIRRNGVALKGNIETKHTMAPSVKSRNNLLRTSLDLYANVMHCQSLPGVQTRHKNIDIMIIRENTEGEYSSLEHESVSGVVESLKIITRNNSLRIAEYAFRLAKEKGRRKVTAVHKANIMKLGDGLFLECCREVASGYPDITFESMIVDNTTMQLVSKPQQFDVMVMPNLYGNIVSNVCAGLVGGPGLVPGANFGRDYAVFETATRNTGKSIADRNIANPTAMLLASCMMLDHLKLYDHATSIRNAVLITMNETRLHTADIGGQGTTSEVVQSIMRYIQSKGQLTSDL; from the exons ATGGCGACCCCCGGTGCTGTGCTCTCCATGTCCAAAATCATGAATCCCTTTTGGGGTGGACGCCTTGGGAATACTGTCAAA GTGTTTGGAACAACGCTGACAAGTCACAGGAGTAAGACCATGCTGAAT CCTCCTCCAGCAAAGTATGGAGGGAGACACACTGTGACCCTCATACCTGGAGATGGAATCGGCCCAGAGCTGCTCAATCATGTCAGAGAGGTTTTCAG ATTTAGCTGTGTTCCCGTGGACTTTGAGGTGGTGCATGTGAACTCTGCTCTGGAGACTGAGGGTGATATCAATAATGCCATTACTGCCATCCGTCGCAATGGAGTGGCCCTCAAAG GTAACATTGAAACCAAACATACCATGGCACCATCTGTTAAATCCAGAAATAATCTCCTTCG CACGAGCTTAGACCTGTACGCCAATGTGATGCACTGTCAGTCCCTCCCTGGAGTCCAGACTCGTCACAAGAACATTGACATCATGATCATCAGGGAGAACACAGAGGGAGAGTACAGCAGCCTGGAGcacgag AGTGTATCAGGGGTAGTGGAGAGTCTCAAGATCATCACCAGGAACAATTCCCTCAGGATTGCTGAGTACGCTTTCCGCCTGGCCAAGGAGAAAGGTCGCCGTAAGGTCACTGCTGTACACAAGGCCAACATCAT GAAGCTGGGTGATGGCTTGTTCCTGGAGTGTTGCAGAGAGGTGGCCTCTGGGTACCCAGACATCACATTTGAAAGCATGATTGTGGACAACACCACCATGCAG CTGGTGTCCAAGCCCCAGCAGtttgatgtgatggtgatgccCAATCTCTACGGGAACATAGTGAGCAACGTGTGCGCAGGCCTGGTGGGAGGGCCTGGCCTTGTGCCAGGGGCTAATTTTGGCCGTGACTATGCTGTCTTTGAAACG GCCACGAGGAACACAGGGAAGAGTATTGCAGACAGGAACATTGCCAACCCCACTGCCATGCTGCTCGCCAGCTGCATGATGCTGGACCACCTTAA GCTCTATGATCACGCAACTTCAATCAGAAACGCTGTCCTTATTACCATGAATGAAACTCGG TTGCACACAGCTGATATCGGTGGTCAGGGCACCACATCAGAGGTGGTCCAGTCCATCATGAGGTACATCCAGAGTAAAGGGCAGCTTACGTCTGACCTGTAA